GAGCGACGCGGCGGCGGCAACCCGCCTCCCCCGAGCAAGTAGGTTCCACGCCCGTCTAGCGGGCGTGGCACCCAAATCGGCCTACCCAGACCCCTCGGTACCTTAACCGGTCAGTCCAAGACCCCTCCGCGACCTCTCGCGAAGGATCAGCGATCACCCCAGAGCGCGCCGCCCCCTTTGGCGGCGCGCCAGGCGTCGCGCCACGCGTGCATGTCCGCCGGCTTGATGACGCCCCTCGGCACGCGCTCCTCGGCGCTGGGCAGGGGCGGCAACGCCTTGCCCGGCATCGTTTGGTACCAGTAGGCGACGGTCGCGATCTCGAGGGTGAGGTTGTTGGCGTGGCCGTGCTCGATCGAGGCCCGGAGCGACTTCTGGAACCGGATGGGATCCTCGAGGTGGAAGCGGTAGCAGTGCGTGCGCCCCAACCAGCCCGCCAGGGCATCGTCGTTTCCCCGACCCGGCGCGCGCGCCGTGCCGAAGTAGGGGTGCATGTACAGCTCGTCCGGGCTCCAGCTCTGGTTGAAGTAATCCTCGGTGCCGGTCCCGTGCGCGCTGAACGGCCACGGCTCGCCGTCGACCCGGAACATGTCGTCCCCCTCGCCGTACCAGATCGGGGACGGGCAGTTCACGTAGTAGTTCACCCCCACGAAGTGACCCCGCCCCTCCGCCTCGGCGAAGACGTAGTTGTGTTCGTCGGTGGGGTTCTTCGGCGTCGGACCCAGCACGGCCCACTCGTTCTCCCGATCCCCAAAGTCGGACTCCGGCCGAGTCAGCTCCTGGCGGTACGACGCGTGAAACCGGCCGACCTCGTCGCCGACGCTGGCGCACTCCTCGTAGTCCACGTAGAAGTAGAGCGCGTCGACCTCCTCCGCCCCCTGGTTCTCGATCGTCAGGCGGGCGCCGTTTCCAAACGGCATCGGGAAGTAACACACGAGCGCGTTCCCGCCCTTCGGCGCGGCGGCCAACGGGAGCGAACGAAACAGATACGTCTCCCCCCAACCCTGCCCGAAGAAATCGCCGATCGGGCTCTCGACCGAAGGGTGGTGCGACCCGTCCCAGTATGCGCGCAGCACAAGGTTGCGACGCACCAAAGGGTCCTTGGAGGAGATCGTGAACCACAGGTGCGTGATCCTGCCCGCACCCTCGATCTCCGCCAGGGTGTGGGTCGCACCGGCTGGGACCTTCACGTAGTCCGCATTCCCTCCCGAGCGGTCGAAGCTGGAGGCGCGGCGCGAGCGCGCGTCGACGAGGTTGGCGATGCCCGAGAGTGGACCCATGGCGCGGAGTTTACTGGGGAGGCGGAGCCGTGAGGTACAACGCGCCTATGCGCGCGTTCCTTTCCCTGGTGGTTTTGCTGGGTTGCCTGATGCAGCTCCAGGCGCAGGCCGTCCCCACGCCCCCCGAGCCGAAGCTCCATCCCGGGGACGTGATTTCGGTGACCGTCTTCGGCTATCACCCCTATGGGGGAGACTTCACCGTCTTCGACGACGGGACGATCAACGGGGAGGGATTTGGCCGTCTGGTAGTCCAGAACCTCACTTTGGGCGAAACGAAAGCCCGCCTTGAGAAGGCGCTTGCCTCTAGTTTGAAAGACCCCTCGGTGCGTGTCGTGCTGAAATCGCAGCGGCGCCCGCTTGTTTACGTGCTCGGCCTGGGCGCGCAACAAGAGGGCGACACCGCTTCGTCGGTCCGGCGGGGCGGCGCGCTGGAGATCCTCCCAGGCATGACGCTCCGGCAACTGGTCGCGACCATCACCTTGCCGAGCGAACCCGATCTGCTGGACGCGACCCTGCACCGCAAAGACGGGTCGATGATCTCCGTCGATCTTCTCAAACTCGCGCAAGGAAGCCCGGACCAGTGGAACGGCCTGCTCGAAGGCGACGACACGCTCGTGATCCTTCCCAAGCCCTACATCAGGATCTGGCTGCTCGGTGCCGTGAAGAGCCCGGGCGAAGTCCGCGTGCGGGAGGGCCTCGACGTGTACAAA
This sequence is a window from Fimbriimonadaceae bacterium. Protein-coding genes within it:
- a CDS encoding DUF2961 domain-containing protein, with the protein product MGPLSGIANLVDARSRRASSFDRSGGNADYVKVPAGATHTLAEIEGAGRITHLWFTISSKDPLVRRNLVLRAYWDGSHHPSVESPIGDFFGQGWGETYLFRSLPLAAAPKGGNALVCYFPMPFGNGARLTIENQGAEEVDALYFYVDYEECASVGDEVGRFHASYRQELTRPESDFGDRENEWAVLGPTPKNPTDEHNYVFAEAEGRGHFVGVNYYVNCPSPIWYGEGDDMFRVDGEPWPFSAHGTGTEDYFNQSWSPDELYMHPYFGTARAPGRGNDDALAGWLGRTHCYRFHLEDPIRFQKSLRASIEHGHANNLTLEIATVAYWYQTMPGKALPPLPSAEERVPRGVIKPADMHAWRDAWRAAKGGGALWGDR